In one window of Haloimpatiens sp. FM7315 DNA:
- the msrA gene encoding peptide-methionine (S)-S-oxide reductase MsrA, protein MCNNFKSVTVAGGCFWCMVDCFYLLEGVKDVIVGYAGGSKINPTYAEVKSQTTGYYEVAKVIYDERLTSYEEVLEMFWRQINPTDEGGQFQDRGSSYRTAIFYENEEDRVKALESKKRLEELNKFNKPIVTKILPLKNFYKAEEYHQNFSKKNPEEYKEDRKKSGRDEFLKDNWK, encoded by the coding sequence GTGTGTAATAATTTTAAAAGTGTTACTGTAGCTGGTGGATGTTTTTGGTGTATGGTTGATTGTTTTTATCTATTAGAAGGTGTAAAAGATGTAATTGTTGGATATGCAGGCGGAAGCAAAATAAATCCAACTTATGCTGAAGTAAAGTCTCAAACTACTGGTTATTACGAAGTTGCAAAGGTTATCTATGACGAAAGGCTTACTTCCTATGAAGAGGTCCTAGAAATGTTTTGGAGACAAATTAATCCAACAGATGAAGGGGGACAATTTCAAGATAGGGGAAGTTCTTATAGAACAGCTATTTTTTATGAAAACGAAGAAGATAGGGTAAAAGCCCTAGAATCAAAGAAGAGGCTAGAAGAGTTAAATAAATTCAATAAACCCATTGTTACTAAAATACTGCCTCTTAAGAATTTTTATAAAGCTGAAGAATATCATCAAAATTTTTCAAAGAAAAATCCTGAGGAATACAAAGAGGATAGAAAAAAATCCGGGAGAGATGAATTCTTAAAAGACAATTGGAAATAA
- the rsxE gene encoding electron transport complex subunit RsxE, with protein MVSPIERLKNGIINENVIFVQVLAMCPTLAVTTSAKNGLGMGIAATVVLMGSNFVISLLRKFIPNEIRIPSFIVIIAGFVTLLQFIMQGYVPSLYKSLGLFIPLIVVNCVILGRAEAFASKNGPVISIFDGLGQGLGFTISLTIIGIIRELLGTGNVFGYTIMPQSFQPAIIMILAPGAFFTLGILMALINLFNAKRNKENKRIKNFAGCDGNCGNCSIKH; from the coding sequence ATGGTATCACCCATTGAAAGACTTAAAAATGGTATTATAAATGAGAATGTTATATTTGTACAAGTACTTGCCATGTGTCCTACTCTAGCAGTAACAACAAGTGCTAAAAACGGCTTAGGTATGGGAATCGCTGCAACTGTTGTACTTATGGGCTCAAACTTTGTTATTTCTCTTTTAAGAAAGTTTATTCCTAATGAAATCCGTATTCCATCTTTTATAGTAATTATTGCTGGCTTTGTAACCCTTCTTCAATTCATAATGCAGGGTTATGTGCCAAGTTTATACAAATCCTTAGGGTTATTTATTCCTCTTATAGTTGTAAATTGTGTTATTCTTGGAAGAGCTGAAGCCTTTGCTTCTAAAAACGGTCCTGTAATATCAATATTTGATGGACTTGGACAAGGATTAGGCTTTACAATTTCCTTAACTATAATCGGTATAATTAGAGAACTTTTAGGAACTGGTAATGTTTTTGGATATACTATTATGCCTCAATCTTTTCAACCTGCTATAATAATGATTTTGGCTCCTGGTGCTTTCTTTACCCTTGGAATTCTAATGGCACTTATAAATCTATTTAATGCTAAGAGAAACAAAGAAAACAAGAGAATAAAAAACTTTGCAGGTTGTGACGGAAATTGTGGAAATTGTTCTATAAAACATTAA
- the rsxC gene encoding electron transport complex subunit RsxC, whose translation MSLLTFKHGVHPPHGKKLSQDKAIEDYLPKGDLVFPMSQHIGAPCEPIVKKGDGVLVNQKIAEAKGFGLSCIYSSVSGTVKSITPVMTASGTKVPSIIIENDMKYESSSTLEVPRDYKSLSKTEILAIIQDAGIVGMGGACFPTHVKLNPPSDKVIDTIIVNGAECEPYLTCDYRLMIEAALKIVQGLDIILKMYPNAKGYIGIENNKPEAISIMEDTVNKYGNSNIAVKTLKTKYPQGAEKQLIYSITHREVPSGKLPADVGCIVQNIGTVYEIYKSVVHGKALTERIVTVTGEAIKSPKNLRVKLGTSVRELIDACGGFKEDPVKIISGGPMMGMTLSTLDIPVTKGTSGILCLTKSQAVLPDVTSCIRCGKCIDACPMNLLPGKLHSLSERHEFDAFEKLNGLDCIECGCCTYVCPAKNHLVQSIRVGKRTVISNKKKK comes from the coding sequence ATGAGTTTATTAACATTTAAACACGGTGTTCACCCACCTCATGGTAAAAAACTTAGCCAAGATAAAGCTATAGAAGATTATTTACCAAAAGGTGATCTCGTATTCCCCATGTCTCAACATATAGGTGCACCTTGCGAACCTATAGTAAAAAAAGGCGATGGTGTTTTAGTCAATCAAAAAATTGCAGAAGCAAAAGGCTTTGGCTTATCCTGCATTTACAGCAGCGTATCCGGAACTGTAAAAAGTATTACTCCAGTTATGACAGCCTCTGGAACAAAAGTACCATCAATTATAATTGAAAACGATATGAAATATGAAAGTTCTTCCACTTTAGAAGTTCCTAGAGACTATAAGAGTTTATCAAAAACAGAAATACTAGCAATTATTCAAGATGCAGGAATAGTTGGTATGGGTGGAGCTTGTTTCCCAACTCATGTTAAATTAAATCCACCTTCTGACAAAGTTATAGATACTATAATAGTAAATGGTGCAGAATGTGAACCTTATTTAACTTGCGATTATAGATTAATGATAGAAGCAGCTTTAAAAATTGTACAAGGTTTAGATATTATTTTAAAAATGTATCCAAATGCTAAAGGATATATCGGCATAGAAAACAATAAGCCTGAAGCCATTTCTATAATGGAAGATACAGTTAATAAATATGGAAATAGCAATATTGCCGTAAAAACATTAAAAACAAAATACCCTCAAGGAGCTGAAAAACAATTAATATATTCTATAACACATAGAGAAGTTCCTTCAGGAAAGCTTCCTGCTGATGTAGGTTGTATTGTTCAAAACATTGGTACTGTATATGAAATATACAAATCTGTAGTTCATGGAAAAGCCTTAACTGAGAGAATAGTCACAGTTACTGGAGAAGCAATTAAAAGCCCTAAAAATCTAAGAGTAAAACTAGGTACTTCTGTTAGAGAATTAATAGATGCTTGTGGTGGTTTTAAAGAAGATCCAGTTAAAATAATTTCTGGTGGACCTATGATGGGCATGACCTTAAGCACACTAGATATACCAGTAACGAAAGGAACTTCTGGAATTTTATGTCTTACTAAATCCCAAGCAGTTTTACCAGATGTAACCAGCTGTATTCGCTGTGGAAAATGTATAGATGCTTGCCCTATGAATTTATTACCAGGTAAACTTCATTCTTTAAGTGAAAGACATGAATTTGATGCATTTGAAAAACTAAATGGACTTGATTGTATAGAATGTGGATGTTGCACCTACGTGTGTCCTGCAAAAAATCATTTAGTACAATCTATAAGAGTAGGCAAACGTACAGTTATCAGTAATAAAAAGAAAAAATAG
- a CDS encoding RnfABCDGE type electron transport complex subunit G, which translates to MDKKINSFKLGFVLLIITALTGLILGTIYTVTKGPIQAQMIKTNNDAMKEIITKADTFEKINTKLKGNVTEVNAAKKGSETIGYTIKLTSKGYGGNIEIMVGISAKDEIEGIKILSQSETPGLGANSENPSFYGQYKSKSIKKDLNVVKTKPSNENEIQAITGATITSKAVTHGVNEAVQYYKDNLKGGNN; encoded by the coding sequence TTGGATAAGAAAATAAATTCTTTTAAATTAGGTTTTGTTCTTCTAATAATAACCGCTTTAACTGGATTAATTCTTGGAACAATTTACACCGTTACAAAAGGACCAATACAAGCCCAAATGATAAAAACAAACAACGATGCTATGAAAGAAATTATTACAAAAGCAGATACTTTTGAAAAAATAAATACTAAATTAAAAGGCAATGTAACAGAGGTAAATGCAGCAAAAAAGGGTAGCGAAACTATTGGATATACAATTAAACTAACCTCTAAAGGTTATGGTGGAAATATAGAAATTATGGTAGGTATATCAGCTAAAGATGAAATAGAAGGTATAAAAATACTCTCTCAATCTGAAACTCCAGGTCTTGGTGCTAACTCTGAAAACCCATCATTTTACGGACAATACAAAAGTAAAAGTATAAAAAAAGATTTAAATGTAGTTAAAACCAAACCTTCAAATGAAAATGAAATACAGGCCATAACTGGTGCTACAATTACTTCAAAAGCTGTCACTCATGGTGTTAATGAAGCAGTTCAATATTATAAGGACAATTTGAAAGGAGGAAATAACTAA
- a CDS encoding ABC transporter ATP-binding protein: MILENLCKAYNDTKVLKDINYKFYNNKITAILGPSGCGKTTLLNIISGLEKATSGKITVNTRNISYMFQEDRLIPWLSVYENVAFVLKSNYKKPKINGLVRKYLELVDLKEYAYETIDKLSGGMKRRVSMARALAYDSELLLLDEPFKGMDDELKMNIISKFLSKWKDNKNTVIFVTHDEKEVKELAQVTFRLAKCK, from the coding sequence ATTATCTTAGAAAACCTATGTAAGGCTTACAATGATACAAAAGTATTAAAAGATATTAATTATAAATTTTATAATAATAAAATCACAGCTATATTAGGTCCTTCTGGCTGTGGTAAAACCACTTTGTTAAATATAATAAGTGGCTTAGAAAAAGCAACTAGTGGAAAAATCACAGTAAATACAAGGAATATATCTTATATGTTTCAAGAAGATAGATTAATACCTTGGCTTTCAGTTTATGAAAATGTAGCTTTTGTGCTTAAATCAAATTATAAAAAGCCAAAGATAAATGGACTAGTAAGAAAATATTTAGAATTGGTTGATTTAAAAGAATATGCCTATGAAACAATAGATAAACTAAGCGGTGGAATGAAAAGAAGGGTATCTATGGCAAGGGCCTTGGCTTATGATAGTGAACTTCTACTTTTAGATGAGCCCTTCAAAGGTATGGATGATGAATTGAAAATGAATATAATAAGTAAATTCTTAAGTAAATGGAAGGATAATAAAAATACTGTAATATTTGTAACTCATGATGAAAAAGAAGTGAAAGAATTAGCCCAGGTAACCTTTAGATTGGCAAAATGTAAATAA
- a CDS encoding RnfABCDGE type electron transport complex subunit D, producing MNNPILTLSSSPHIRDNTTVHSIMRDVVIALIPATLAGIYFFKFRAALVILTSIISAMASEALWQKLTHQKVTIKDLSAVITGLLLAFNVPPTIPLWMVVIGNMFAIIIVKQLFGGIGQNFINPALAGRAVLLASWPVAMTTWTLDGQTSATPLAILKSGHGNLPSIFNVFIGNVGGCIGETSALALLIGFLYLLYKRVISFHIPVFYIGTVALLTTIIGRTSFMNGNGIYEIFTGGLMLGAIFMATDYSTSPMTKKGQIIFAIGCGLLTSIIRIFSGAYPEGVSYSILIMNLIVPIIDKFTIPKNLGR from the coding sequence ATGAACAATCCAATTTTAACTTTATCCTCATCTCCTCATATTAGAGATAATACCACAGTTCATAGTATTATGAGAGATGTCGTAATCGCTTTAATTCCTGCTACATTAGCGGGTATTTACTTCTTTAAATTTAGAGCAGCTTTAGTTATACTAACTTCTATAATTTCAGCTATGGCTTCAGAAGCTCTTTGGCAAAAATTAACTCATCAAAAAGTTACAATAAAAGACTTAAGTGCAGTAATTACCGGTTTACTTTTAGCCTTTAATGTACCCCCAACTATTCCACTATGGATGGTTGTCATCGGTAATATGTTTGCAATAATTATAGTAAAACAACTATTTGGAGGCATAGGGCAGAATTTTATAAACCCGGCGTTAGCAGGAAGAGCTGTTCTTTTAGCATCTTGGCCAGTGGCTATGACTACTTGGACATTAGATGGACAAACTTCTGCAACTCCACTTGCTATCTTAAAAAGTGGCCATGGAAATTTACCTTCAATATTCAATGTATTTATAGGTAATGTAGGTGGATGTATTGGTGAAACATCAGCCCTTGCTTTACTTATTGGTTTTTTATATCTTTTATACAAAAGAGTTATTTCCTTTCATATACCTGTATTTTATATAGGAACTGTAGCATTACTTACTACTATAATTGGAAGAACTTCTTTTATGAATGGAAATGGAATTTATGAAATATTTACTGGTGGTTTAATGCTTGGAGCTATCTTTATGGCTACAGATTATAGTACTAGCCCTATGACAAAAAAAGGTCAGATTATTTTTGCAATTGGATGTGGTCTATTAACTTCTATTATACGTATATTCAGTGGTGCTTATCCTGAAGGAGTATCTTACTCAATACTTATAATGAATTTAATTGTTCCAATTATAGATAAATTTACAATTCCAAAAAATTTGGGGAGGTGA
- a CDS encoding AI-2E family transporter produces MKLNKYIVPLITINLFLLACHFLIDFSIVKKAYSSIHNLVIVPIFISIFVYYLLKPLNNIFQKKGLKKNFSSALTLIIATIIVLGFIEGLSYYFIEQVNQLITKLNTIKEGSKYSSLLQGRIFEFIDEKLLLDKFFSGIKNYVALSKKAIKTVNHLMGLFSDILLIIIIVFYLLKDKDKLTKSIVNLIPKKYNAKYKDKLQKVIDKSDYVLSNYVIGQAKVAFSLSSMLFVGYLIIGMPTGLILASITFILAFIPFVGFFISMIIPYIIALSMGFKMVAKLSLLFIIAQTLKGRVVVPLVMSKAMKIHPITDIFLVITAAGIFGPLGAFVIVPVYSVLKIVFTEFYEED; encoded by the coding sequence GTGAAATTAAATAAGTACATTGTTCCACTTATTACTATAAACTTATTTTTACTAGCTTGTCATTTTTTAATTGACTTTTCCATTGTAAAAAAAGCTTATTCCTCAATTCATAATCTAGTAATTGTTCCTATTTTTATCTCTATATTTGTTTATTATTTATTAAAGCCCTTAAATAACATATTTCAAAAGAAGGGATTAAAAAAGAATTTTTCCTCCGCCCTTACACTTATTATAGCTACTATTATTGTATTGGGTTTTATAGAGGGACTCTCTTATTATTTTATTGAACAAGTAAACCAGCTAATCACTAAACTTAATACTATAAAAGAAGGAAGCAAATATTCTTCTTTATTACAAGGAAGAATATTTGAGTTTATAGATGAAAAATTGCTTTTAGATAAGTTCTTTTCTGGAATTAAAAACTATGTTGCACTATCTAAAAAAGCAATTAAAACCGTAAATCATTTGATGGGATTGTTTTCAGATATACTTCTTATCATCATTATTGTATTTTATCTTTTAAAAGATAAAGATAAACTTACTAAAAGCATAGTAAACCTAATCCCTAAAAAATATAATGCCAAATACAAAGATAAATTACAAAAGGTTATTGATAAATCTGATTATGTACTTTCAAATTACGTGATTGGGCAAGCCAAAGTGGCTTTTTCTTTATCATCTATGCTATTTGTAGGCTATCTAATAATCGGTATGCCTACTGGTTTAATACTTGCTTCAATAACTTTCATATTAGCTTTTATACCTTTTGTGGGCTTTTTTATTTCTATGATAATTCCATATATCATAGCTTTAAGCATGGGATTTAAAATGGTTGCAAAGTTATCACTTTTATTTATAATAGCTCAAACTTTAAAAGGAAGGGTAGTAGTTCCCTTAGTAATGTCAAAGGCTATGAAAATACATCCAATAACAGATATATTTTTAGTAATTACAGCAGCTGGAATTTTTGGTCCTTTAGGTGCTTTTGTAATTGTTCCAGTTTATTCAGTTTTAAAAATTGTATTTACTGAATTTTATGAAGAAGATTAA
- the rsxA gene encoding electron transport complex subunit RsxA: MSLILIFLSAVFVNNFVLSKFLGICSFLGVSKKIETAAGMGLAVTFVMVLASFISYMVYYFILSPLNITFMYTIAFILVIAALVQFVEMVIKKKSPSLYKALGIFLPLITTNCAILGAVIINMNEKYTLVKSLVAGLGSGLGYMLAIVLLAGIRERMEENTNIPEAMKGLPISLITAGLMSIAFLGFQNLIH, from the coding sequence ATGAGTTTAATTTTGATATTTCTAAGTGCTGTGTTTGTCAACAACTTTGTACTTTCTAAATTTTTAGGAATATGTTCTTTCCTTGGAGTTTCTAAGAAAATAGAAACTGCCGCAGGTATGGGACTTGCTGTTACTTTTGTAATGGTACTAGCTTCCTTTATATCCTACATGGTTTATTATTTTATTTTATCACCTTTAAATATAACATTTATGTATACTATAGCTTTTATTCTTGTTATAGCTGCTTTGGTTCAATTTGTTGAAATGGTAATAAAGAAGAAAAGTCCTTCTCTTTATAAAGCCCTTGGAATATTTCTTCCTCTTATAACTACAAATTGTGCTATCTTAGGTGCAGTTATCATCAACATGAACGAAAAATATACTTTGGTAAAATCTCTGGTAGCAGGTTTAGGTTCAGGACTTGGATATATGTTAGCTATAGTTTTACTTGCTGGTATAAGAGAACGTATGGAAGAAAATACAAACATACCCGAAGCTATGAAAGGATTGCCTATCTCACTAATTACTGCTGGACTTATGTCCATAGCATTTTTAGGCTTCCAAAATTTAATTCACTAA